In Bordetella holmesii ATCC 51541, the following proteins share a genomic window:
- a CDS encoding short chain dehydrogenase family protein, whose product MSSKRVLVTGASKGIGKAICQRLTADGYAVVGVARTPPADPPAGMVFHAVDLSDTDAVTAFLASLADSEPFYGLVNNVGLVPTGKLDDVRSEDLYRAVQLNVDVALRFTQAVTRGMRSRGQGRIVNMVSRAALGKAERTVYSMTKAGLIGMTRTWALELAADGITVNAIAPGPIETDFFAGANDAQRTRQLLAAIPAGRMGKPEDVAHAVAYFMDERCGFVTGQTHMVCGGMTIGTACPPDTKDAI is encoded by the coding sequence GTGAGCAGCAAGCGTGTGCTGGTGACGGGCGCCAGCAAAGGGATAGGCAAGGCCATCTGCCAACGCCTGACGGCCGACGGCTATGCCGTGGTGGGAGTGGCCCGTACGCCACCGGCCGATCCGCCTGCCGGCATGGTTTTCCATGCCGTCGATCTGAGCGACACCGACGCGGTGACCGCGTTTCTGGCCAGCCTGGCCGACAGCGAACCTTTCTATGGCTTGGTCAATAACGTCGGTCTCGTTCCGACCGGCAAGCTCGACGATGTTCGCAGCGAAGACCTCTACCGCGCCGTGCAGCTAAATGTCGACGTAGCACTGCGTTTTACTCAGGCGGTGACGCGTGGCATGCGCTCTCGGGGGCAAGGCCGCATCGTCAACATGGTATCGCGCGCCGCGCTGGGGAAGGCCGAGCGCACTGTCTACAGCATGACCAAAGCCGGACTCATCGGTATGACCCGGACCTGGGCACTGGAACTCGCGGCCGACGGCATCACGGTCAATGCGATTGCGCCAGGCCCTATAGAAACCGACTTTTTCGCGGGCGCCAACGATGCCCAGCGCACCCGCCAGTTGCTTGCCGCCATCCCTGCGGGCCGCATGGGAAAACCGGAGGACGTCGCTCACGCGGTGGCCTATTTCATGGATGAGCGCTGCGGCTTTGTCACCGGCCAGACCCATATGGTCTGCGGCGGAATGACCATAGGCACGGCCTGCCCCCCCGACACAAAGGACGCGATATGA
- a CDS encoding GMC oxidoreductase family protein, with protein MARKNLTVRTHAQATQVLFEGNRAVGVAYCDPRNPAATRSVRANREVIVASGAINTPKLLQLSGLGPADFLREMRIPVVRDLPGVGENLSDHYSVRVVARVKQSQTMNELVKGLNLVGQVSRWLLKRSSIMALSPSLLHYFWKSLPELDAPDLQGVFTPASYKEGYVGVLDDFPGMTAGVWQHRPQSRGQVRVRSNDPMQDPLIRANYLSHPDDQITLVRGIRLARSLLQSQALAPYFDGEALPGPMCQSDTELLDFARRYGVSSYHVNGTARMGPTGDRLAVVDPQLRVHGVQNLRVVDSSVMPAMPSANICAATMMIGNKAADLIKQS; from the coding sequence ATGGCAAGAAAGAACCTGACCGTACGCACGCACGCCCAAGCCACGCAGGTGCTGTTCGAGGGCAATCGCGCGGTCGGCGTCGCCTATTGCGACCCGCGCAACCCGGCCGCAACACGCAGCGTACGGGCCAACCGCGAAGTCATCGTCGCCAGCGGCGCCATCAATACCCCTAAACTGCTGCAGCTCTCCGGCCTGGGTCCGGCCGACTTCCTGCGTGAAATGCGTATCCCGGTGGTTCGCGATCTGCCTGGCGTAGGCGAGAACCTCAGCGATCATTACTCGGTGCGCGTGGTGGCTCGGGTCAAGCAGAGCCAGACCATGAATGAGCTGGTCAAGGGCCTGAACCTCGTCGGCCAGGTCAGCCGCTGGCTGCTCAAGCGTTCCAGCATCATGGCGTTGAGCCCGTCCTTGCTGCACTACTTCTGGAAGTCTCTGCCTGAGCTGGACGCGCCGGATCTGCAGGGCGTGTTCACGCCAGCCAGCTACAAGGAAGGCTATGTCGGCGTGCTGGATGATTTCCCCGGCATGACGGCAGGCGTCTGGCAGCATCGGCCGCAAAGTCGCGGCCAGGTTCGCGTGCGCTCGAACGACCCCATGCAGGACCCGCTCATCCGCGCCAACTACCTGAGCCACCCCGACGACCAGATCACGTTGGTCCGCGGCATCCGCCTGGCGCGCAGCCTCTTGCAGTCGCAGGCGCTGGCACCTTATTTCGATGGCGAGGCGCTGCCTGGCCCCATGTGCCAGTCGGACACCGAACTGCTGGATTTCGCCCGCCGTTACGGCGTCTCTTCCTATCACGTCAACGGTACGGCCCGCATGGGCCCGACCGGTGACCGTCTGGCGGTCGTCGACCCCCAACTCCGTGTTCACGGCGTGCAGAATCTGCGCGTCGTTGATTCCTCCGTCATGCCCGCGATGCCTTCGGCCAATATTTGTGCGGCCACCATGATGATAGGCAACAAGGCTGCGGATCTGATCAAGCAGTCCTGA
- a CDS encoding bacterial regulatory helix-turn-helix, lysR family protein: MRLDPTSLKLFISVVELGTIAAAAEQEHIAAAAVSKRISELEENLGIRLLTRTNKGIHPTPAGFALSTMARRALHELDEVAVRMREYVSGLRGFVRVFANISAITQFLPRDIRDFLGEYPNVQVDLEEKITPAIIKAVAENAADVGIFSGTVPDHDVEILPYREDMLALVVPAMHPLQATAGFRFVDALEYDFIGLHRGSAINRILSHAASGAKRTVKLKVQVTGFDALCFMVDSGLGVGVLPLDLAQRYAAIFNIRIIALTEPWARRKIQICVRAFDALPTAAKLFVDHLSRPQM; the protein is encoded by the coding sequence ATGCGTCTCGATCCCACCTCTCTCAAGCTCTTCATCAGTGTGGTCGAACTGGGCACCATCGCGGCTGCCGCCGAACAGGAGCATATTGCCGCTGCCGCGGTGAGCAAACGCATCAGCGAGTTGGAAGAGAATCTCGGCATACGGCTGTTGACGCGTACCAATAAGGGCATTCACCCAACCCCGGCAGGCTTTGCACTGTCGACCATGGCGCGGCGCGCCTTGCACGAGCTCGATGAAGTGGCTGTGCGCATGCGTGAGTACGTCAGCGGCCTGCGGGGTTTTGTGCGCGTGTTCGCCAATATTTCGGCCATCACGCAATTCTTGCCCCGCGATATCCGGGATTTTTTGGGCGAGTATCCCAATGTCCAGGTGGATCTCGAAGAGAAGATCACGCCAGCCATCATCAAAGCCGTCGCGGAGAACGCCGCCGATGTGGGGATTTTTTCCGGTACGGTGCCTGACCACGATGTAGAGATTCTTCCCTATCGGGAGGACATGCTCGCGCTGGTGGTGCCGGCCATGCATCCCCTGCAAGCCACGGCTGGCTTTCGATTTGTCGACGCGCTGGAATATGACTTCATCGGATTGCATCGTGGCAGTGCCATCAATCGCATCCTCTCGCACGCGGCCAGTGGCGCCAAGCGCACGGTCAAGCTCAAGGTTCAGGTCACCGGTTTCGACGCGCTGTGCTTTATGGTCGACTCCGGGCTGGGCGTGGGCGTGTTGCCGCTGGATCTGGCTCAGCGTTACGCGGCGATATTCAACATCCGCATCATTGCCCTGACCGAGCCCTGGGCGCGTCGCAAAATCCAGATATGCGTGCGCGCCTTCGATGCCTTACCCACGGCAGCCAAGCTATTCGTCGATCATCTGAGCAGGCCTCAGATGTGA
- a CDS encoding AMP-binding enzyme family protein: MDFHTLIKGHAARSPQRIAYQDQDRALDYAGLLREVDRLAGLMHEQGARRGERLALWMPNSMEWLITFLACAWLGMTVVAVNTRFREHEVAHLLERGRCTWLAMWPDFKGLPFVDILRHIDPATLGRLRGVIAVGERQALATIATLPAPLAFDANPAVLPARIEDPGQESDGALVYTTSGTTSAPKLVLHRQAGLLAHGHIVAQAFGIDTDSTVLLASPLCGAFGFSTMLGGLTQGATLVSLAVFDASATARQIRDHGVTHTFANNEFIDHILRQAADQPQPYPSLRYVGFASFSPAMDDLPERARQAGLPIAGLYGSSELQALVAGHTLQTDWAHRRVAGAPFRRRRAVCVRSTPTADPYCPTEPWGISRSKRPASCPSTWTTPRRPARPSVPTAISARAI, translated from the coding sequence ATGGACTTCCATACGCTCATCAAAGGTCATGCCGCCCGGTCCCCGCAACGCATTGCCTACCAGGACCAGGATCGTGCGCTGGACTATGCCGGGCTGCTGCGCGAGGTGGATCGCCTGGCCGGCCTCATGCACGAACAAGGCGCGCGCCGCGGCGAACGGCTGGCCCTCTGGATGCCCAACAGCATGGAGTGGCTGATCACCTTCCTGGCCTGCGCGTGGCTGGGAATGACGGTGGTCGCGGTCAATACGCGCTTTCGCGAGCACGAAGTCGCCCACTTGCTGGAGCGGGGCCGTTGCACCTGGCTGGCGATGTGGCCGGACTTCAAAGGCCTGCCCTTCGTCGATATCCTCCGGCATATCGACCCCGCCACGCTGGGCCGGTTGCGCGGCGTCATTGCGGTCGGCGAGCGCCAGGCCCTGGCTACCATTGCCACCTTGCCCGCACCGCTAGCCTTCGATGCCAACCCGGCCGTGCTCCCTGCCAGAATCGAGGACCCAGGCCAGGAAAGCGACGGCGCCCTGGTCTACACCACGTCAGGCACGACTTCCGCGCCCAAGCTGGTCCTGCATCGGCAGGCCGGCCTGCTGGCTCACGGCCACATCGTCGCGCAAGCCTTCGGCATCGACACCGACAGCACGGTGCTGCTGGCCTCTCCCCTGTGCGGGGCGTTCGGTTTTTCCACGATGCTGGGCGGCCTGACGCAGGGTGCGACGTTGGTCTCGCTGGCGGTATTCGACGCGTCGGCCACGGCGCGCCAGATCCGCGACCATGGCGTGACCCACACTTTCGCCAACAATGAATTCATCGACCACATCCTGCGGCAGGCCGCGGATCAGCCGCAGCCCTATCCTTCCCTGCGCTATGTCGGCTTTGCCAGCTTCTCGCCCGCCATGGATGACCTGCCCGAACGAGCACGCCAGGCGGGCCTGCCCATCGCAGGTCTTTACGGCTCCAGCGAGCTTCAGGCGTTGGTCGCCGGGCATACGTTGCAGACAGACTGGGCTCACCGCCGGGTGGCCGGGGCACCATTTCGTCGCCGCAGGGCCGTGTGCGTGCGATCGACCCCGACAGCGGATCCGTATTGCCCCACGGAACCATGGGGCATATCGAGATCAAAGCGCCCAGCATCATGTCCGAGTACCTGGACAACCCCGAGGCGACCCGCAAGGCCATCAGTGCCGACGGCTATTTCCGCACGGGCGATCTAG
- a CDS encoding transposase family protein, whose product MLDRKTIERLGGWEGYRVERVVWPEGESRTVTIYLKPSARTMHCEHCGNRCRQVHETTTRRVRDLPLMALRVTLVVPRRRVWCEQCGGPHLERLSWLGRYQRVTDRLAEAVSQLLESSNILAVARFFQLGWHTVKALDKALLRRAIQEPDWSQIHYLAMDEFALHKGHRYATVVVDPIRRQVLWIGDGRSRETARAFFEQLPTGVAQQIRAVAIDMTTAYELEIQANCPNAEIVYDLFHVVAKYGREVIDRVRVDQANQLRHDKPARRVIKSSRWLLLRNRKNLDPCQSVKLDELLQANQPLLTAYLMRDELKQLWFYQHPGYARQAWDHWLQQAQGSGIAALAHFALKLKAYLHGILSRCRHRLNTSIVEGINNTIKVIKRRAYGYRDQEYFFLKIRSAFPGIPR is encoded by the coding sequence ATGCTGGACCGCAAGACGATCGAGAGGTTGGGTGGGTGGGAGGGTTATCGGGTGGAGCGGGTCGTGTGGCCTGAAGGTGAGAGCCGGACGGTCACGATTTACCTGAAGCCTTCAGCGCGAACGATGCACTGCGAGCACTGCGGCAACCGATGTCGGCAGGTGCATGAGACGACCACGCGCCGGGTGCGGGATCTGCCGCTAATGGCGCTGCGAGTGACGCTGGTAGTGCCGCGTCGGCGGGTCTGGTGCGAGCAGTGCGGTGGACCGCATCTGGAGAGGCTGAGCTGGCTGGGCCGTTACCAGCGAGTGACCGACCGGCTGGCCGAGGCGGTCAGCCAGTTGCTTGAGTCCAGCAACATTCTGGCCGTGGCGCGCTTCTTCCAACTGGGTTGGCACACGGTCAAGGCGCTGGACAAGGCCCTGCTGCGACGGGCGATCCAAGAGCCGGACTGGAGCCAGATCCACTACCTAGCGATGGACGAGTTCGCTCTACACAAGGGCCATCGTTATGCCACGGTCGTTGTCGATCCGATCCGCCGTCAGGTGCTATGGATCGGTGATGGCCGCTCGCGCGAGACGGCCAGAGCCTTCTTCGAACAACTGCCAACTGGGGTTGCCCAGCAGATCCGGGCCGTAGCGATCGACATGACGACGGCCTATGAGCTGGAGATCCAGGCCAACTGCCCCAACGCCGAGATCGTCTACGACCTGTTCCACGTCGTGGCCAAGTACGGCCGTGAAGTGATAGACCGGGTGCGTGTAGACCAAGCGAACCAGTTGCGGCACGACAAGCCGGCCCGCCGGGTGATCAAGTCCAGTCGCTGGCTACTGCTGCGCAATCGCAAAAACCTCGATCCGTGCCAATCGGTAAAGTTGGACGAGTTGCTCCAGGCCAACCAGCCCTTGCTCACCGCTTATCTGATGCGCGATGAGCTCAAACAGCTGTGGTTCTACCAACACCCCGGCTACGCCCGCCAGGCATGGGATCACTGGCTGCAACAGGCTCAGGGCAGCGGCATCGCCGCCTTGGCTCACTTCGCGCTCAAGCTAAAAGCCTATCTGCACGGGATTCTGTCTCGCTGTCGCCACCGGCTCAACACCAGCATCGTCGAGGGCATCAACAACACCATCAAAGTCATCAAGCGCCGCGCCTACGGCTACCGCGATCAGGAGTACTTCTTCCTCAAGATCCGGTCTGCATTCCCCGGTATTCCTCGATGA
- a CDS encoding succinate-semialdehyde dehydrogenase, with translation MKLQNDQLLRQKAYIGGQWCDADSNATITVRNPHDGSSLGTVPNLGSAETARAIEAADRALPAWRAKTGKERGAILRKWQQLIEANADDLALLLTLEQGKPLAEARGELNYALSFVEWFAEEAKRVYGDVLPTPRGDQRMMAIRQPVGVVAAIIAWDFPSALVTRKVSPALAAGCTVVLKPSELTPFTALALAWLGEQAGIPPGVLNVVIGDPAPIGAELSGNGKVRKLTFTGSTQTGRLLMQQSAANIKKLSLELGGNAPFIVFEDADLDEAVQGLMASKFRNAGQTCVCANRVYVHTSVAQSFTDKLQAEISQLKLGGSLETGVTLGPLIDQRAVDKVRGLVEDARAKGARILTGGKLQAEGSLLYEATLLTGVTDAMDIAHQEIFGPVVGISTFEDEAAVLARANDSESGLAAYFYTANLERVWRVMEGLEYGIVGVNTGAGSNEVGPFGGIKESGVGREGSKYGIEEFLEIKYVCLAGKTFNAAR, from the coding sequence ATGAAATTGCAGAATGACCAGCTGCTGCGCCAGAAAGCCTATATTGGCGGCCAATGGTGCGACGCCGACAGCAACGCCACGATTACCGTACGCAACCCGCATGACGGCAGCAGCCTGGGAACCGTTCCCAACCTCGGCAGCGCCGAAACCGCGCGCGCCATCGAAGCGGCCGACCGCGCACTGCCGGCCTGGCGAGCCAAAACCGGCAAGGAGCGCGGCGCGATTCTGCGCAAATGGCAGCAACTGATCGAAGCAAACGCCGACGATCTGGCACTGCTGCTGACACTGGAGCAGGGCAAGCCCCTGGCCGAAGCCCGCGGCGAGTTGAACTACGCCCTGTCCTTTGTGGAATGGTTTGCCGAAGAAGCCAAACGCGTCTACGGCGACGTGCTGCCCACTCCGCGTGGCGACCAGCGCATGATGGCCATTCGCCAGCCCGTGGGCGTGGTCGCGGCCATTATTGCCTGGGATTTCCCGTCGGCCCTGGTCACGCGCAAGGTCAGCCCCGCGCTGGCCGCCGGTTGTACCGTGGTTCTCAAGCCGTCGGAACTCACCCCCTTTACCGCCTTGGCGCTGGCCTGGCTAGGCGAGCAGGCCGGTATCCCGCCCGGCGTGCTCAACGTGGTCATCGGCGACCCTGCTCCCATCGGCGCCGAGCTCTCGGGCAACGGCAAAGTGCGCAAGCTGACCTTCACCGGCTCGACGCAGACCGGTCGCCTGCTGATGCAGCAAAGCGCGGCCAACATCAAGAAACTCTCGCTCGAACTGGGCGGCAACGCGCCTTTCATCGTGTTCGAAGATGCCGATCTGGACGAGGCGGTGCAAGGACTGATGGCGTCGAAGTTCCGCAATGCCGGCCAGACCTGCGTCTGCGCCAATCGCGTCTACGTACACACGTCGGTAGCCCAGTCGTTCACGGACAAATTGCAGGCCGAAATCAGCCAGCTCAAGCTGGGCGGCAGCCTCGAAACCGGCGTGACGCTTGGGCCGCTGATCGACCAGCGCGCCGTGGACAAAGTGCGCGGCCTGGTCGAGGATGCCCGCGCCAAGGGCGCCCGCATCCTGACCGGCGGCAAGCTTCAAGCCGAGGGCAGCCTGCTGTACGAAGCCACGCTGCTGACCGGTGTGACCGACGCCATGGACATCGCCCATCAGGAGATTTTCGGGCCCGTAGTCGGCATCAGCACCTTCGAGGATGAAGCTGCCGTCCTGGCCCGTGCCAACGACAGCGAATCCGGTCTGGCCGCGTATTTCTACACTGCCAACCTGGAACGCGTCTGGCGCGTCATGGAAGGCCTGGAGTACGGCATCGTGGGCGTGAACACCGGGGCCGGTTCCAATGAAGTCGGCCCGTTCGGCGGCATCAAGGAATCCGGTGTCGGACGCGAAGGCTCCAAGTACGGCATCGAAGAGTTTCTGGAAATCAAATACGTCTGCCTTGCCGGCAAGACGTTCAACGCCGCGCGCTGA
- a CDS encoding helix-turn-helix family protein, translating into MKQAAPPQRCARWPASRISQARNRVGLPQADFAELLGVSVRTLQDWEQGRRHPSGAAQTLLRVAILHPETLRDLPSTDEMA; encoded by the coding sequence ATGAAACAAGCAGCCCCGCCGCAACGTTGCGCCCGGTGGCCGGCGTCGCGCATCAGTCAAGCCCGCAATCGTGTCGGTCTGCCGCAAGCGGACTTTGCCGAGTTGCTGGGCGTCAGTGTGCGCACCCTGCAGGATTGGGAACAAGGCCGTCGCCACCCGTCGGGTGCGGCCCAGACCCTGCTGCGGGTGGCGATTCTCCATCCGGAGACCCTGCGCGACCTGCCATCCACGGACGAGATGGCCTGA
- a CDS encoding cyclase family protein, protein MKRWTQRPEGSTWGDFGENDQLGRINLIGQEQVLKGIREVRQGTVFCLSLPLDLPGGMALNPRRKPPRLSGTERDGVPYMNFPMEKLDPSSIDVLSDDQVVMSLQYSTQWDALAHVGAYFDTDGSGQPRKVYYNGYQAGQDILDASTADDGHTDCCGSGTHAMGALKLGIENFAVKGMQGRAVLVDFTRHYGRQRQLIGHRELMDVMQKDNVTVERGDMLVLRTGFAELISEMAGNPDPEALHHACCVLDGADQALLDWISDSGIAAICANNYAVEAYPARQREGKKSLLPLHHHCLFKLGLPLAELWYLKDLAEALHAAGRSRFLLTAPPLRLPGAVGSPVTPIATI, encoded by the coding sequence ATGAAACGCTGGACACAACGCCCGGAAGGCTCCACCTGGGGAGACTTCGGCGAAAATGATCAACTTGGACGAATCAATCTCATCGGTCAGGAGCAGGTTCTCAAAGGTATTCGCGAGGTTCGGCAAGGCACCGTTTTCTGCCTGTCGTTGCCGCTGGACCTGCCTGGGGGCATGGCGCTCAATCCGCGCCGCAAACCGCCGCGCCTGAGCGGCACCGAGCGCGATGGCGTGCCGTACATGAACTTCCCTATGGAGAAGCTCGACCCATCCTCCATCGATGTACTTAGCGACGATCAGGTAGTGATGTCCCTGCAGTACTCCACGCAGTGGGATGCGCTGGCGCACGTGGGGGCCTACTTCGACACCGATGGCAGCGGCCAGCCGCGCAAGGTCTATTACAACGGCTACCAGGCGGGTCAGGACATTCTGGACGCCAGCACCGCTGACGACGGCCACACAGATTGCTGCGGCAGCGGCACCCACGCCATGGGAGCGCTGAAGCTGGGCATTGAAAATTTCGCCGTCAAAGGCATGCAGGGCCGCGCCGTACTAGTAGACTTCACGCGCCACTATGGCCGCCAACGCCAGCTGATCGGCCATCGCGAGCTCATGGACGTCATGCAAAAAGACAACGTGACGGTCGAGCGTGGCGACATGCTCGTGCTGCGCACGGGGTTTGCCGAGCTCATCTCCGAAATGGCCGGCAACCCCGATCCGGAGGCGCTGCATCATGCCTGCTGCGTGCTCGATGGCGCCGACCAGGCCCTGCTGGACTGGATCAGCGACAGCGGTATCGCCGCCATCTGTGCCAACAACTATGCGGTCGAAGCCTATCCCGCCCGCCAACGCGAAGGGAAAAAATCGCTGCTTCCCCTGCACCACCATTGCCTGTTCAAGCTCGGGCTGCCCCTGGCCGAACTCTGGTACCTGAAAGATTTGGCCGAAGCCTTGCACGCCGCGGGACGCAGCCGTTTCTTGCTGACGGCCCCGCCGTTGCGACTGCCTGGCGCCGTAGGCTCGCCGGTCACGCCGATCGCAACGATCTGA
- a CDS encoding TRAM domain protein: MGCFQYSPVEGAPANALADPIPEAVKQERWERFMEHQQAISAARLQTRIGREIDVLIDDVDEDGAVGRSSADAPEIDGCVYVSSDTPVKPGDMVRVRVTDADEYDLWANRI, encoded by the coding sequence GTGGGCTGCTTCCAGTATTCGCCGGTCGAAGGCGCTCCGGCCAATGCGCTGGCCGACCCCATCCCTGAAGCGGTCAAGCAAGAGCGGTGGGAGCGCTTCATGGAGCATCAACAAGCCATATCCGCCGCCCGCCTGCAAACCCGTATCGGCCGCGAGATCGATGTGCTCATCGACGACGTCGACGAAGATGGCGCCGTGGGGCGGTCCAGCGCCGATGCGCCCGAGATCGATGGCTGCGTGTATGTATCCTCCGACACCCCGGTCAAACCAGGCGACATGGTCCGCGTGCGGGTCACCGACGCCGACGAGTATGACCTCTGGGCCAACCGCATCTGA
- a CDS encoding FAD binding domain protein has protein sequence MNQAQQSSLRDAERYDYVIVGSGAAGAILANRLSARGATVCVLEAGPPDHSPWLHIPAGFIKAVFNNKYAWQFSSEPTDLTNGRRATLTTTVPARPASATFSAPSIVAGA, from the coding sequence ATGAATCAAGCACAGCAATCGTCCCTGCGGGATGCGGAACGCTACGACTATGTCATCGTGGGTTCGGGCGCGGCTGGCGCCATCCTGGCCAACCGCTTGAGCGCCCGCGGCGCCACGGTTTGCGTGCTGGAAGCCGGCCCGCCGGATCACAGCCCGTGGCTGCACATCCCGGCCGGCTTCATCAAGGCGGTGTTCAACAACAAGTACGCCTGGCAGTTCTCCAGCGAGCCGACTGACCTGACCAACGGCCGCCGCGCAACCCTGACTACAACGGTGCCAGCCAGGCCGGCGTCGGCTACTTTCAGCGCACCATCGATCGTGGCTGGCGCATGA
- a CDS encoding deoR-like helix-turn-helix domain protein, whose protein sequence is MPQTHASEVLSRSKLPLYLQLAAEFRRNIAQGVWLPDQQIPSLEELMAHYRVARMTLRNALGILEEEGYIRRGRGKGTFVRSDLPGVTELQIPSNWEETVALSDLLGTESITDGKDAIASLPELGMAFGGHYAQAYRHLCRLHVKEGVPYCFSEVYLADDLFKQHKAAFLKAAAASVIARIPGLAIRQARQKITIADAGIQSARALNLNVGDSVAEVRRYACDDTRLIYFARLEFPTKFVKLEFDLC, encoded by the coding sequence ATGCCGCAAACCCACGCGTCCGAAGTCCTGTCCCGAAGCAAACTGCCCCTGTACCTGCAACTGGCGGCAGAATTCCGGCGCAACATCGCCCAAGGGGTCTGGCTGCCCGATCAGCAGATCCCTTCGCTGGAAGAGCTCATGGCCCACTATCGGGTCGCGCGCATGACGCTTCGCAATGCCCTCGGCATTCTCGAGGAGGAAGGCTACATCCGGCGCGGACGAGGCAAAGGCACCTTTGTGCGCAGCGATCTGCCCGGTGTGACCGAACTGCAGATCCCGTCCAACTGGGAAGAAACCGTCGCCCTGAGCGATTTGCTGGGCACGGAAAGCATCACAGACGGCAAGGACGCGATTGCCTCACTGCCTGAACTCGGCATGGCGTTTGGCGGGCACTATGCCCAGGCCTACCGTCATTTGTGCCGGCTCCATGTCAAAGAAGGGGTGCCCTACTGCTTCAGCGAGGTCTATCTGGCCGACGATTTATTCAAGCAGCACAAGGCGGCCTTTCTGAAGGCGGCCGCGGCCTCGGTCATTGCCCGCATTCCTGGTCTGGCGATCCGTCAAGCACGGCAGAAGATCACCATCGCGGATGCGGGCATCCAGTCCGCCCGCGCGCTGAACCTGAATGTCGGCGACAGCGTGGCCGAGGTGCGCCGTTATGCCTGTGACGACACCCGCCTCATCTATTTCGCGCGGCTGGAGTTTCCCACCAAATTCGTGAAGCTGGAGTTCGATCTTTGCTGA
- the rimO gene encoding ribosomal protein S12 methylthiotransferase RimO, with translation MRTEGYEVTPEYNDADVVVVNTCGFIDSAKAESLDAIGEALAENGKVIVTGCMGVEESVIRDVHPSVLAVTGPQQYEQVVRAVHTAAPPRQDHNPYVDLVPPQGVKLTPRHYAYLKISEGCNHRCSFCIIPSMRGNLVSRPVGDVLNEAERLVKAGVKELLVISQDTSAYGVDLKYRSGFWNGRPVKTRMTEMCDALSELGVWTRLHYVYPYPSVDDIIPLMADGRVLPYLDIPFQHASPRILKAMKRPAFEDKTVARIHQWRAACPDLTIRSTFIVGFPGETEEDFQYLLDWMTEA, from the coding sequence TTGCGCACCGAGGGCTATGAGGTCACGCCCGAATACAACGATGCCGACGTGGTGGTCGTCAATACCTGTGGTTTCATCGATAGCGCCAAGGCCGAGTCGCTGGACGCGATCGGAGAGGCCCTGGCCGAGAACGGCAAAGTCATCGTCACCGGCTGCATGGGCGTGGAAGAATCGGTCATCCGCGACGTGCATCCAAGCGTGCTGGCCGTGACCGGCCCACAGCAGTACGAACAGGTAGTGCGCGCCGTGCATACCGCTGCGCCCCCGCGCCAGGATCACAATCCGTATGTCGATCTGGTGCCGCCTCAAGGCGTCAAACTCACGCCGCGCCACTACGCCTACCTGAAAATCTCCGAAGGCTGCAATCACCGTTGCAGCTTCTGCATCATCCCGTCGATGCGCGGCAATCTGGTCAGCCGCCCCGTGGGCGACGTGCTCAACGAGGCCGAACGCCTGGTCAAGGCCGGCGTCAAGGAGCTGCTGGTCATCTCGCAGGACACCAGCGCCTACGGCGTGGACCTGAAGTACCGCAGCGGCTTCTGGAACGGCCGTCCCGTCAAGACCCGCATGACCGAGATGTGCGATGCCCTCTCGGAGCTGGGCGTGTGGACCCGCCTGCATTATGTCTATCCCTACCCCAGCGTCGACGACATCATCCCGCTAATGGCCGACGGGCGCGTGCTGCCCTATCTGGATATCCCCTTTCAGCACGCCAGCCCACGTATTCTCAAGGCCATGAAACGGCCCGCGTTCGAAGACAAAACCGTGGCGCGCATCCACCAGTGGCGTGCCGCCTGTCCGGACCTGACCATACGCTCGACCTTCATCGTGGGGTTTCCCGGCGAAACCGAAGAGGACTTCCAGTACCTGCTCGACTGGATGACCGAGGCGTAG